A genomic region of Janthinobacterium lividum contains the following coding sequences:
- the mobB gene encoding molybdopterin-guanine dinucleotide biosynthesis protein B produces MHDAMPAHPVLGVIGRSGSGKTTLLEFVVKELAARGLRVNLVKHSHHDLALEPPQKDSARLRLAGAAEVLVASPYRFAIVHELRGAPEPSLAQQLARMGPADLTLVEGFKTDPIPKLEVFRPEVGQAPLYPHDPHVVAVASDSPAPADLREGVAWLDLNALEHVLAWLLHRLEK; encoded by the coding sequence ATGCACGATGCGATGCCCGCACACCCGGTACTCGGTGTGATCGGCCGTTCCGGTAGCGGCAAGACGACCCTGCTGGAATTTGTGGTGAAGGAACTGGCGGCGCGCGGCTTGCGCGTCAACCTGGTCAAGCACAGCCACCATGACCTGGCGCTGGAACCGCCGCAAAAGGACAGCGCCCGCCTGCGCCTGGCCGGTGCGGCGGAAGTGCTGGTGGCGTCGCCGTACCGCTTTGCCATCGTGCATGAGCTGCGCGGCGCGCCGGAACCGAGCCTGGCGCAGCAATTGGCCCGCATGGGACCGGCAGACCTGACCCTGGTCGAAGGTTTCAAGACGGACCCCATCCCCAAGCTGGAAGTGTTCCGCCCGGAAGTGGGGCAAGCGCCCCTGTATCCGCACGACCCGCATGTGGTCGCCGTCGCGTCCGACAGCCCGGCGCCGGCCGATTTGCGCGAGGGTGTAGCATGGCTGGACTTGAATGCGCTCGAGCACGTGCTGGCCTGGCTGCTGCACAGATTGGAAAAATAA
- a CDS encoding YjfB family protein encodes MDVGSIAQLSTTMAETGTRQAVGLTVLKKAQDIQSSTATALLAALPPVQSAPSLPAHLGNRINTTA; translated from the coding sequence ATGGACGTCGGAAGCATTGCTCAACTGTCAACCACGATGGCGGAGACAGGCACGCGGCAAGCCGTCGGCTTGACTGTCCTGAAAAAAGCCCAGGATATCCAAAGCTCGACTGCCACAGCCTTGCTGGCAGCGCTGCCACCGGTACAGTCGGCGCCGAGCCTGCCGGCCCACCTCGGTAACCGCATCAACACGACAGCCTGA
- a CDS encoding DUF2282 domain-containing protein, with protein sequence MNKRQALIAAALAGICAGTTINAAAHDGPAPGDKEKCYGVAKAGQNDCASSDGAHSCAGQAEADNLPTEWTYVAKGTCEQAGGSVKPIKAGKAAKPATQP encoded by the coding sequence ATGAACAAACGTCAAGCTCTCATCGCTGCCGCCCTCGCGGGCATCTGCGCCGGTACCACCATCAACGCGGCCGCACACGATGGCCCCGCCCCCGGCGACAAGGAAAAATGCTATGGCGTGGCCAAGGCGGGGCAGAACGATTGCGCCTCGTCCGATGGCGCGCATTCCTGCGCCGGCCAGGCGGAAGCGGACAACCTGCCCACGGAATGGACGTATGTTGCCAAGGGCACGTGCGAACAGGCGGGCGGTTCCGTCAAGCCCATCAAGGCCGGCAAGGCTGCCAAGCCGGCCACGCAACCGTAA
- a CDS encoding DUF692 family multinuclear iron-containing protein: protein MPPTIQALAGVGLRAVHYRDFLARRPKVGWLEVHTENYLQPSGWDHHVLQTLRQDYPISLHGVGLGLGSARGFSEAHLQRVRAVAERIEPALVSEHLCWGAVAQRQLNDLLPLALNGAALDLLCARVGRVQDVLKRPILLENVSTYLRFADDAMSEAQFLAELARRSGCGLLLDINNLYVNQCNHGEDALTAMQSIAPGSVGELHLGGHLLTPHAVVDHHGAAVADPVWDLYAAALLRFGAVPTLVEWDTDLPPLDILLGEADKAQAMLARHVPQTPWQGATLSSSPAPVPLDALAAGQQAFAAALLDTAAALPPFAGDAVPQRFSLYRGSLGANWRRTLSQVYPVVLALVGEEFFGGLAHAYGRQMPSDSADLNRFGARFADFLAVFPPVAELPYLPDMARLEWALHLAHYAADAQGLAPEALAALHPDQLEAHCFTLHPACVLLASGWQVAALWQAHQDGEGQGMFPQEMQVASYALVCRTRWKAQVLVLDAAAHAALLALQQGQTFGAALDAAFELDPAFDLAAYLRQWLAHAVLTT, encoded by the coding sequence ATGCCGCCGACCATCCAGGCCCTTGCCGGCGTCGGCCTGCGCGCCGTGCACTACCGCGACTTCCTGGCGCGCCGGCCCAAGGTGGGCTGGCTGGAAGTACACACTGAAAATTATCTGCAGCCGTCGGGCTGGGATCATCATGTGCTGCAGACCCTGCGCCAGGATTACCCGATCAGCCTGCATGGCGTGGGCCTGGGCCTGGGTTCCGCGCGCGGTTTTTCCGAGGCGCACCTGCAGCGCGTGCGCGCCGTGGCCGAGCGCATCGAGCCCGCCCTCGTGTCGGAACACCTGTGCTGGGGCGCCGTGGCGCAGCGGCAACTCAACGATCTGTTGCCGCTGGCCTTGAATGGCGCCGCCCTCGATTTGCTGTGCGCCAGAGTGGGGCGGGTGCAGGATGTGCTGAAAAGGCCGATCTTGCTGGAGAATGTCTCCACTTACCTGCGTTTTGCCGACGATGCCATGAGCGAGGCGCAATTCCTGGCGGAACTGGCGCGCCGCAGCGGCTGCGGCCTGCTGCTCGATATCAATAACTTGTATGTGAACCAGTGCAACCACGGCGAAGACGCCTTGACGGCCATGCAGTCCATTGCGCCGGGCAGCGTGGGTGAGCTGCACCTGGGCGGCCATCTGCTGACGCCGCATGCCGTGGTCGATCACCATGGCGCCGCCGTGGCCGATCCCGTCTGGGACTTGTATGCGGCCGCCTTGCTGCGCTTTGGCGCCGTGCCCACCCTGGTCGAATGGGATACGGATCTACCGCCGCTGGATATCCTGCTGGGCGAGGCGGACAAGGCGCAGGCCATGCTGGCGCGGCATGTGCCGCAGACGCCATGGCAGGGAGCGACGCTGTCGTCCTCGCCAGCGCCAGTGCCGCTTGACGCGCTGGCGGCTGGCCAGCAAGCGTTTGCCGCAGCCTTGCTGGATACGGCGGCAGCCTTGCCGCCGTTCGCGGGAGACGCGGTGCCACAGCGTTTTTCACTGTACCGCGGCAGCCTGGGCGCCAACTGGCGCCGCACGCTGAGCCAGGTCTACCCCGTCGTGCTAGCGCTGGTGGGGGAGGAATTCTTTGGTGGCCTGGCGCACGCGTATGGCCGGCAGATGCCATCCGATAGCGCTGATTTGAATCGGTTTGGCGCCCGTTTCGCCGATTTTCTCGCTGTGTTCCCGCCCGTGGCGGAGTTGCCCTATCTGCCGGACATGGCGCGCCTGGAATGGGCCTTGCATTTGGCACATTACGCAGCCGATGCGCAGGGCCTGGCGCCAGAGGCGCTGGCCGCCCTGCATCCCGATCAACTGGAAGCGCACTGTTTTACCTTGCATCCCGCTTGCGTTTTGCTGGCGTCCGGCTGGCAGGTGGCGGCCCTATGGCAGGCGCATCAGGATGGTGAAGGGCAGGGGATGTTTCCGCAAGAGATGCAGGTGGCCAGCTACGCGCTGGTATGCCGGACGCGCTGGAAGGCGCAGGTGCTGGTACTGGATGCAGC